A portion of the Faecalibacterium sp. I3-3-89 genome contains these proteins:
- a CDS encoding ferritin family protein, protein MKKYVCTVCGYIAEGSIPEQCPVCKAPASAFVEKTGNTYVTEHVVGIGKAEGVPQEIVDGLRANFEGECSEVGMYLAMARVAEREGYPEIAEAYKRYAYEEADHASRFAELLGEVVTDSTKKNLMMRAEAECGACSGKMDLAKKAKALNLDAIHDTVHEMAKDEARHGRGFEGLLKRYFNTEV, encoded by the coding sequence ATGAAGAAGTACGTTTGCACCGTTTGTGGTTACATCGCTGAGGGCAGCATCCCCGAGCAGTGCCCTGTCTGCAAGGCTCCCGCTTCCGCTTTCGTCGAGAAGACCGGCAACACCTACGTCACCGAGCACGTCGTGGGCATCGGCAAGGCTGAGGGCGTTCCTCAGGAGATCGTCGATGGTCTGCGCGCCAACTTCGAGGGCGAGTGCAGCGAGGTCGGCATGTATCTGGCAATGGCCCGTGTGGCTGAGCGTGAGGGCTATCCCGAGATCGCTGAGGCATACAAGCGCTACGCCTACGAGGAGGCCGATCACGCTTCCCGTTTCGCTGAGCTGCTGGGTGAGGTCGTCACCGACAGCACCAAGAAGAACCTGATGATGCGTGCAGAGGCCGAGTGCGGTGCCTGCTCCGGCAAGATGGACCTCGCCAAGAAGGCTAAGGCTCTGAACCTCGACGCCATCCACGACACCGTCCACGAGATGGCAAAGGATGAGGCCCGTCATGGCCGCGGCTTCGAGGGCCTGCTGAAGCGCTACTTCAACACCGAAGTCTGA
- a CDS encoding ABC transporter substrate-binding protein, which translates to MKRFVILLLTAVLALTMPLSALAAGQIEVTEDVSVSDDYDWTRFKGQNVTLNVYNWGEYISNGSDDSVDVVAAFEKLTGIKVNYTTFDSNESLYAKLKSGAANYDVIIPSDYMVAKMIAEGMLKPLDYSNIPNFANIDEAYRNADYDPENAYTVPYMLCTTGIIYNTTMVDEAPASWADLWDEQYAGNILMFNNSRDAYAIGAFKSGNSINPQTTEEVDAVVEELKAQKPLVQAYVMDEIFDKMIGGEAAVGVYYSGDAITMIDDNPDLAWVFPEEGTVLSVDSMAIPAASEHQEAAEMFINFMCEPDIGKANAEYIGYTTPMQAVWDILDEDLKYSEIAYPSEEIAAKEKVFTALSDEVNSELDVKWSEMKSYDEGGSGYLFLMLLLAMLALACFNIWRKVRRKTRNMY; encoded by the coding sequence ATGAAGCGCTTTGTCATTCTTCTGCTGACGGCTGTGCTGGCGTTGACCATGCCGCTGTCGGCTCTGGCTGCGGGCCAGATCGAGGTCACGGAGGATGTGTCGGTCTCGGATGACTACGACTGGACCCGCTTCAAGGGCCAGAACGTCACCCTGAACGTCTACAACTGGGGCGAGTATATCTCCAACGGCTCAGACGACAGCGTGGACGTGGTGGCCGCCTTCGAAAAGCTCACCGGCATCAAGGTCAACTACACCACCTTTGACTCCAATGAGTCCCTCTACGCGAAGCTGAAATCCGGCGCGGCCAACTACGATGTCATCATCCCGTCGGACTACATGGTCGCCAAGATGATCGCAGAAGGGATGCTGAAACCGCTGGACTACAGCAACATCCCGAACTTTGCGAACATCGACGAGGCCTACCGCAACGCGGATTACGACCCCGAAAACGCCTATACGGTGCCCTATATGCTCTGCACCACCGGCATCATCTACAACACGACGATGGTGGACGAGGCCCCGGCCAGCTGGGCCGACCTGTGGGATGAGCAGTACGCGGGCAATATCCTGATGTTCAACAACAGCCGCGATGCCTACGCCATCGGTGCGTTCAAGAGCGGAAACAGCATCAACCCCCAGACCACCGAAGAGGTGGACGCTGTGGTGGAGGAGCTGAAGGCTCAGAAGCCGCTGGTACAGGCCTACGTCATGGATGAGATCTTCGATAAGATGATCGGCGGCGAGGCGGCGGTCGGCGTCTACTACTCCGGCGACGCCATCACCATGATCGACGACAACCCCGATCTGGCCTGGGTGTTCCCGGAGGAGGGGACGGTGCTGTCGGTGGATAGCATGGCCATCCCCGCCGCCAGCGAGCATCAGGAAGCCGCTGAGATGTTCATCAACTTCATGTGTGAGCCAGACATCGGCAAGGCCAATGCGGAGTATATCGGCTACACCACCCCCATGCAGGCGGTATGGGATATTCTGGACGAAGATCTCAAGTACAGCGAGATCGCCTATCCCTCCGAGGAGATCGCGGCCAAGGAGAAGGTCTTTACCGCGCTGAGCGATGAGGTCAACAGCGAGCTGGACGTGAAGTGGAGCGAGATGAAGAGCTACGACGAGGGCGGCAGCGGGTATCTGTTCCTGATGCTGCTGCTGGCGATGCTGGCTCTGGCCTGCTTCAACATCTGGCGCAAGGTGCGCAGGAAAACGCGCAATATGTATTGA
- a CDS encoding uracil-xanthine permease family protein produces MSQNIDYSKGIYDARQLGGGRMLVLGIQHMFAMFGATVLVPLLTGLSVSTTLLCAGLGTLLFHFITKRKVPAFLGSSFAYLGGFSIVAPMLADADGNLTVANTQMLPYACAGVAFSGLVYLVVSLLISTFGIRRIMRFFPPVVTGPIIIAIGLILAPSAINNCQANWLLAFVALGTVIVCNIWGKGMVKILPILIGVLVSYAVALVTGAVDFERIVSAAWFGIPLHKEAMGLFAIDGSPEFISALFTIIPIALATMMEHVGDIAAISATVGHNYINDPGLNRTLMGDGLATALAGLLGGPANTTYGENTGVLALSKIYDPLVIRIAAVLAIILSFSPKFEAVINTIPTGIIGGISFVLYGMISAIGVRNVVENRVDFTNSRNLIIAAVILVSALGFNSVGGLTFAVAGVSINLSGLAIAAIVGILLNAILPGNDYEFDSADGADAPSSGNLQV; encoded by the coding sequence ATGAGTCAGAATATCGATTATTCCAAGGGCATTTATGATGCCCGCCAGCTGGGCGGGGGCCGGATGCTCGTCCTTGGCATCCAGCATATGTTCGCCATGTTCGGCGCCACCGTTCTGGTGCCCCTGCTCACCGGTCTGAGCGTCTCCACCACCCTGCTCTGCGCAGGTCTGGGCACCCTGCTGTTCCACTTCATCACCAAGCGCAAGGTCCCGGCCTTCCTTGGCTCGTCCTTCGCGTATCTGGGCGGCTTCTCCATCGTGGCCCCCATGCTGGCCGACGCCGACGGCAACCTGACCGTTGCCAACACCCAGATGCTGCCCTACGCCTGCGCAGGCGTGGCGTTCTCGGGTCTGGTCTATCTGGTCGTCAGCCTGCTCATCTCCACCTTCGGCATCCGGCGCATCATGCGCTTCTTCCCGCCGGTGGTCACTGGCCCCATCATCATCGCCATCGGCCTGATCCTGGCCCCCTCGGCCATCAACAACTGTCAGGCAAACTGGCTGCTGGCCTTCGTGGCACTGGGCACGGTCATCGTCTGCAACATCTGGGGCAAGGGCATGGTCAAGATCCTGCCCATCCTCATCGGCGTGCTGGTCTCTTACGCGGTGGCCCTCGTGACCGGTGCAGTGGATTTTGAGCGCATCGTCTCCGCTGCATGGTTCGGCATCCCCCTCCACAAGGAGGCAATGGGCCTCTTCGCCATCGACGGCAGCCCCGAGTTCATCAGCGCCCTCTTCACCATCATCCCCATCGCCCTTGCGACCATGATGGAGCACGTCGGCGACATTGCAGCCATCAGTGCTACCGTCGGCCACAACTACATCAATGACCCCGGCCTGAACCGTACCCTGATGGGCGACGGCCTCGCCACCGCGCTGGCTGGCCTGCTGGGCGGCCCGGCCAACACCACCTACGGTGAGAACACCGGCGTTCTGGCTCTGAGCAAGATCTACGACCCCCTCGTCATCCGCATCGCCGCTGTGCTGGCCATCATCCTGAGCTTCAGCCCCAAGTTTGAGGCCGTCATCAACACCATCCCCACCGGCATCATCGGCGGCATCAGCTTCGTGCTCTACGGCATGATCTCCGCCATCGGTGTCCGCAACGTGGTCGAGAACCGGGTGGACTTCACCAACAGCCGAAACCTCATCATCGCCGCCGTTATTCTGGTGTCTGCGCTGGGCTTCAACTCGGTGGGCGGCCTGACCTTCGCGGTCGCCGGTGTGTCGATCAATCTGTCCGGTCTGGCTATCGCCGCCATCGTGGGCATCCTGCTCAACGCCATCCTCCCCGGCAACGACTACGAGTTCGATTCTGCCGACGGTGCCGACGCTCCTTCCAGCGGCAACCTGCAGGTCTGA
- a CDS encoding IMP dehydrogenase: MAYFYEEPSRTFGEYLLVPGYSSAENVPTAVSLKTPLVKYRKGEEACPLEMNIPMISAIMQSVSGDKLAIALARQGGVSFIYGSQSIENEAAMVRRVKSFKAGYVVSDSNLAPTATLHDVLELKARTGHSTIAITADGTPNGKLLGIVASRDYRVNHTPDDASVTTFMTPIEKLVTAPENTSLHDCNNIIWDNKINTLPLVDAEGNLKYIVFRKDYDSHKQNANELLDKNKSYVVGAGINTRDYAQRVPALVEAGVDVLCIDSSEGYSEWQSRTIGWIREHYGDTVKVGAGNVVDAEGFRFLAKAGADFVKIGIGGGSICITRETKGIGRGQATAVIEVAKARDEYFKETGIYVPICSDGGIVHDYHITLALAMGADFVMLGRYFARFDESPTNKVRINGQYMKEYWGEGSNRARNWQRYDLGGSTKLSFEEGVDSYVPYAGPLADGVQTTLYKVKSTMCNCGALSIPELQQKAKLTVVSSTSIVEGGSHDVVLKNATPSIMNG, from the coding sequence ATGGCTTATTTTTACGAAGAACCCTCCCGTACCTTTGGCGAGTACCTGCTGGTGCCGGGCTACTCTTCTGCCGAGAACGTCCCCACGGCGGTCAGCCTCAAGACCCCGCTGGTCAAGTACCGCAAGGGCGAGGAGGCCTGCCCGCTGGAAATGAACATCCCCATGATCAGCGCCATCATGCAGTCTGTCTCCGGCGATAAGCTGGCCATCGCGCTGGCCCGTCAGGGCGGCGTCTCCTTCATCTACGGCTCCCAGAGCATCGAGAACGAGGCCGCTATGGTCCGCCGCGTCAAGAGCTTCAAGGCAGGCTATGTCGTCTCCGACTCCAATCTGGCCCCCACCGCCACCCTGCATGATGTGCTGGAACTGAAGGCCCGCACCGGCCACTCCACCATCGCCATCACCGCCGACGGCACCCCCAACGGCAAGCTGCTGGGCATCGTGGCTTCCCGCGATTACCGCGTCAACCACACCCCCGACGACGCCTCTGTCACCACCTTCATGACCCCCATCGAGAAGCTGGTCACTGCTCCGGAGAACACCTCTCTGCACGACTGCAACAACATCATCTGGGACAACAAGATCAACACCCTGCCTCTGGTGGACGCCGAGGGCAACCTGAAGTATATCGTCTTCCGTAAGGATTACGATTCGCACAAGCAGAATGCCAACGAGCTGCTGGATAAGAACAAGAGCTATGTGGTCGGCGCCGGCATCAACACCCGCGACTACGCCCAGCGCGTGCCCGCACTGGTGGAGGCTGGTGTGGATGTCCTCTGCATCGACTCCTCCGAGGGCTACTCTGAGTGGCAGAGCCGCACCATCGGCTGGATCCGTGAGCACTACGGTGACACCGTCAAGGTGGGCGCAGGCAACGTCGTGGACGCCGAGGGCTTCCGCTTCCTCGCCAAGGCTGGCGCAGACTTCGTGAAGATCGGCATCGGCGGCGGCTCCATCTGCATCACCCGTGAGACCAAGGGCATCGGCCGCGGTCAGGCTACCGCTGTCATCGAGGTGGCCAAGGCCCGCGATGAGTACTTCAAGGAGACCGGCATCTATGTCCCCATCTGCTCTGACGGCGGCATCGTCCACGATTACCACATCACCCTCGCTCTGGCCATGGGCGCAGACTTCGTCATGCTGGGCCGCTACTTTGCCCGCTTCGATGAAAGCCCCACCAACAAGGTGCGCATCAACGGCCAGTATATGAAGGAGTACTGGGGCGAAGGCTCCAACCGTGCCCGCAACTGGCAGCGCTACGACCTCGGCGGCTCCACCAAGCTGAGCTTCGAGGAGGGCGTGGACAGCTACGTCCCGTATGCCGGCCCGCTGGCGGACGGCGTCCAGACCACTCTGTACAAGGTCAAGAGCACCATGTGCAACTGCGGTGCACTCTCCATCCCCGAGCTGCAGCAGAAGGCCAAGCTGACCGTCGTGTCCTCCACCTCCATCGTCGAGGGCGGCAGCCATGACGTCGTGCTGAAGAACGCTACCCCCAGCATCATGAACGGCTGA
- a CDS encoding ABC transporter permease, whose amino-acid sequence MKIYDKKLAYPYFVWMVLFTVVPLFIVVYYALTDASGSFTLNNLVAISGYGSVFARSLLLALIATVVCLVLAFPVGYFLSRLRVNKQHIMLMLVMLPMWMNFLLRTYAWMGLLSVNGPVNAVLGVFGLGPYTMLNTSGAVVLGMVYNYVPYMILPLYTSMTKIDQSIVEAAQDLGASTTKTLLRVLIPMSVPGISTGITMVFVPAVSTFVISRMLGGGSNLLIGDLIEMQFLGNSYNLNVGSAMSLVLMIIVLLCMSFTSSFDEDEMEGVS is encoded by the coding sequence ATGAAGATTTACGATAAGAAGCTGGCCTATCCGTACTTTGTATGGATGGTGCTGTTCACAGTGGTGCCCTTGTTCATCGTGGTGTACTACGCCTTGACCGATGCCAGCGGCAGCTTTACGCTGAATAATCTGGTGGCCATCAGCGGCTATGGTTCGGTGTTTGCCCGGAGCCTGCTGCTGGCCCTTATCGCCACGGTCGTCTGCCTCGTCCTCGCGTTCCCGGTGGGGTACTTCCTCTCCCGGCTGCGCGTCAACAAGCAGCACATCATGCTGATGCTGGTGATGCTGCCCATGTGGATGAACTTCCTGCTGCGCACCTACGCATGGATGGGCCTGCTGAGCGTCAACGGCCCCGTGAATGCGGTGTTGGGCGTGTTCGGCCTCGGACCCTACACCATGCTGAACACCTCCGGCGCTGTGGTGCTGGGCATGGTGTACAACTATGTGCCCTATATGATCCTGCCCCTCTACACCAGCATGACCAAGATCGACCAGAGCATCGTGGAGGCGGCGCAGGATCTGGGGGCTTCCACCACCAAGACCCTGCTGCGGGTGCTCATCCCCATGAGCGTGCCCGGCATCAGCACCGGCATCACGATGGTGTTCGTCCCGGCGGTGTCTACCTTCGTCATCAGCCGTATGCTGGGCGGCGGCTCCAACCTGCTCATCGGCGACCTGATCGAGATGCAGTTCCTCGGCAACAGCTACAACCTCAACGTCGGCTCTGCCATGAGCCTCGTGCTGATGATCATCGTGCTGCTCTGCATGAGCTTCACGTCCAGCTTCGACGAGGATGAGATGGAGGGTGTGTCCTGA
- a CDS encoding ABC transporter permease, which translates to MKTKHLRLMQRAYVILFFCFMYLPIAYMIVFSFNQSKGYSLFTGFTLKWYTSLFHNASILHALWVSLEVALISAIIATVLGTAASLGIASMGRKSRLLVTNITYIPVVNPEIITGISLMLLFVAYQRFAGGLDFLPDNIMGLPTLLIAHIAFNVPYVIFNVTPKLKQLDIKLYEAALDLGCDPKQAFFKVILPEISPAILSAFLICLTYSIDDFMISYFNCGTVETLPIAIYSMTRKKVSPEIYALSTIMFVVILTIILVSNAMESRGYRRDQRALRGGDAK; encoded by the coding sequence ATGAAAACGAAACATCTGCGTCTGATGCAGCGCGCCTATGTCATCCTGTTCTTCTGCTTCATGTACCTGCCCATCGCGTATATGATCGTGTTCAGCTTCAACCAGAGCAAGGGCTACTCGCTCTTCACTGGCTTCACCCTCAAGTGGTACACCAGCCTTTTCCACAATGCGTCGATCCTGCACGCGCTGTGGGTGTCGCTGGAAGTGGCCCTCATCTCGGCCATCATCGCCACGGTGCTGGGCACGGCGGCCTCTCTGGGTATCGCGTCCATGGGCCGCAAGAGCCGTCTGCTGGTGACGAACATCACCTATATTCCGGTGGTCAACCCCGAGATCATCACCGGCATCTCGCTGATGCTGCTCTTTGTGGCGTACCAGCGCTTCGCGGGCGGGCTGGACTTCTTACCGGATAACATCATGGGCCTGCCCACGCTGCTCATCGCCCACATCGCGTTCAATGTGCCGTATGTCATCTTCAACGTCACGCCCAAGCTCAAGCAGCTGGACATCAAGCTGTATGAGGCGGCACTGGATCTCGGCTGCGACCCCAAGCAGGCGTTCTTCAAGGTCATCCTGCCCGAGATCAGCCCGGCCATCTTGTCGGCCTTCCTCATCTGCCTGACCTATTCCATCGACGATTTCATGATCTCCTATTTCAACTGCGGCACGGTGGAGACGCTGCCCATCGCCATCTACTCCATGACCCGCAAGAAGGTCAGCCCGGAGATCTACGCGCTGTCCACCATCATGTTCGTGGTCATCCTGACCATCATCCTCGTCTCCAACGCCATGGAGAGCCGCGGCTACCGCCGCGACCAGCGTGCACTGAGAGGAGGAGATGCGAAATGA
- a CDS encoding cysteine desulfurase family protein, producing the protein MIYLDYSANTPASPGVLERFCEVERSCPGNANSRHQAGREAKRVIDHATQNIAGLLGAQPAEVIYTSGASEANNFALKGLAKLSRHAGRHIISTPLEHSSVSGTLTALQEQGYEIDLVDIRRDGTIDLGHLKELLRPDTIAVAMTLVDSELGVVQPVKEISELLQVWPNCHLHVDATQAVGKIPVSFEGVDTMSLTAHKFYGLNGIGLLLKRRKLALEPLIHGGESTTIYRSGTPTVALAASLETALEAAVGELPARTARVKEANAFLRDALSKYPKVHINSPENTIPHILNLSVENVKGTVFQRELDAEGVCVSVKSACSSDGLPSRAVFAVSRDRRNALSSWRISLSHLTTQEELDGFLRAFDACYTRLTRPQ; encoded by the coding sequence ATGATATATCTCGACTACTCCGCCAACACCCCCGCCTCCCCCGGGGTGCTGGAGCGCTTTTGTGAGGTGGAGCGCAGCTGCCCCGGCAACGCGAATTCCCGCCATCAGGCCGGGCGGGAGGCCAAGCGGGTCATCGACCACGCCACCCAGAACATCGCGGGGCTTTTGGGCGCACAGCCCGCAGAGGTCATCTACACCTCCGGGGCCAGCGAGGCCAACAACTTCGCCCTCAAGGGTCTGGCGAAGCTCTCCCGCCATGCGGGCAGGCACATCATCTCTACCCCGCTGGAGCACTCGTCCGTCAGCGGCACCCTGACCGCATTGCAGGAGCAGGGCTATGAGATCGATCTGGTGGACATCCGGCGGGACGGGACCATCGACCTCGGGCATCTGAAAGAGCTTCTCCGTCCCGACACCATCGCGGTGGCGATGACACTGGTGGACAGTGAGCTGGGCGTCGTGCAGCCCGTAAAAGAAATTTCAGAACTCTTGCAGGTATGGCCCAACTGTCACTTACACGTAGATGCCACGCAGGCTGTGGGCAAGATTCCCGTCTCCTTTGAGGGAGTGGACACCATGAGCCTGACGGCCCATAAGTTCTACGGTCTGAACGGCATCGGCCTACTGCTCAAGCGGCGAAAGCTTGCCCTCGAGCCGCTCATCCACGGCGGCGAGAGCACTACTATCTACCGCAGCGGCACGCCTACCGTGGCCTTGGCGGCCTCGCTGGAAACGGCGCTGGAAGCCGCCGTTGGGGAGCTGCCCGCGCGTACCGCCCGGGTAAAGGAAGCGAATGCCTTCCTCCGCGACGCCCTCAGCAAGTACCCGAAGGTGCACATCAACAGCCCGGAGAACACGATCCCCCACATCCTGAATCTGAGCGTCGAGAACGTCAAGGGCACCGTGTTCCAGCGGGAGCTGGACGCCGAAGGCGTCTGCGTGTCGGTCAAATCGGCCTGCTCGTCGGACGGTCTGCCCTCCCGGGCTGTGTTCGCCGTCAGCCGCGACCGGCGGAACGCCCTCTCCTCGTGGCGCATCAGCCTGAGCCACTTGACCACGCAGGAGGAACTGGACGGCTTCCTCCGCGCCTTCGACGCCTGCTATACCCGGCTGACCCGGCCGCAATAA
- a CDS encoding nicotinate phosphoribosyltransferase, with the protein MSEIKVVPYIPDEDYDNPAMVVDFYEFTMANCLFLNGFKNTTLVFDMFFRKNPDNQGYSISAGQRKLTRFLLNYHFNEQDVHWLRTKGMSEEFCEYLRTYRWKGDMYALPEGTVCYPHVQMVRIECDLVGAILIETYLLQTMNFHSLIATKATRITGLNTHTPRSVMEFGTRRAQGESAGNDGAYAAVLGGCIGTANCLAEMKFGSEVKAVGTVAHSFIEFFPTEFDAFKAFADTYPDSVSLLLDTYNIMESGLPNLIKLDDYLIEKYPNDPNRRVKSARIDSGDLARGSKRLRKALDAAGKSYIKLVASNGLDEKKIANMELYEHAHFDSYGVGENLITSASDPVFGGVYKLVAVKRPDGTYQPKMKCSDSASKAIIPGKKMPWRLYDENGQAQCDLIAMDGEVIEAGKPVTMVNLDSDAIERTVTFVPTRVKQLLVPHILHGELAIELPSIAEKKAYIAKQLTEETWESELRIEMPHKHYVNMTPAVADCRSRMYAELHGGKV; encoded by the coding sequence ATGAGTGAGATCAAAGTTGTGCCGTACATCCCGGATGAGGACTACGACAATCCGGCAATGGTCGTTGATTTTTATGAGTTCACGATGGCCAACTGCCTGTTTTTAAACGGCTTTAAGAACACCACCCTTGTCTTTGATATGTTCTTCCGCAAGAACCCGGACAATCAGGGCTATTCCATCAGTGCAGGCCAGCGCAAGCTGACCCGTTTCCTGCTGAACTACCACTTCAACGAGCAGGACGTCCACTGGCTGCGTACCAAGGGCATGAGCGAGGAGTTCTGCGAGTATCTGCGCACCTACCGCTGGAAGGGCGATATGTACGCCCTGCCGGAGGGCACGGTCTGCTATCCTCATGTCCAGATGGTGCGCATCGAGTGCGACCTCGTGGGCGCGATCCTCATCGAGACCTACCTGCTCCAGACCATGAACTTCCACAGCCTCATCGCTACCAAGGCCACCCGCATCACCGGCCTGAACACCCACACCCCCCGCAGCGTCATGGAGTTCGGCACCCGCCGCGCACAGGGCGAGAGCGCAGGCAACGACGGCGCATATGCGGCCGTTCTGGGCGGCTGCATCGGCACGGCCAACTGTCTGGCTGAGATGAAGTTCGGCTCTGAGGTCAAGGCCGTGGGCACGGTGGCCCACAGCTTCATCGAGTTCTTCCCGACCGAGTTCGACGCCTTCAAGGCCTTTGCCGATACCTACCCGGACTCGGTGAGCCTGCTGCTGGACACCTACAACATCATGGAGAGCGGCCTGCCCAACCTCATCAAGCTGGACGACTACCTCATCGAGAAGTATCCCAATGACCCCAACCGCCGTGTCAAGAGCGCCCGCATCGACTCCGGCGACCTCGCCCGCGGCTCCAAGCGTCTGCGCAAGGCGTTGGATGCAGCAGGGAAGTCCTACATCAAGCTGGTGGCCTCCAACGGTCTGGACGAGAAGAAGATCGCCAACATGGAGCTGTACGAGCACGCACACTTCGACTCCTACGGCGTGGGCGAGAACCTCATCACCTCCGCCTCGGACCCCGTCTTTGGCGGCGTGTACAAGCTGGTGGCGGTGAAGCGGCCGGACGGCACCTATCAGCCCAAGATGAAGTGCTCTGACTCTGCCAGCAAGGCCATCATCCCCGGCAAGAAGATGCCGTGGCGTCTCTATGACGAAAATGGTCAGGCCCAGTGCGACCTCATCGCAATGGACGGCGAGGTCATCGAGGCGGGTAAGCCGGTCACGATGGTCAACCTCGACTCCGACGCCATCGAGCGCACTGTCACCTTCGTCCCCACCCGGGTCAAGCAGCTGCTGGTGCCCCACATCCTGCACGGTGAGCTGGCCATTGAGCTGCCCTCCATCGCGGAGAAGAAGGCCTATATCGCAAAGCAGCTCACCGAGGAGACTTGGGAGAGTGAGCTGCGCATCGAGATGCCCCATAAGCACTACGTCAACATGACCCCGGCTGTGGCGGACTGCCGCTCCCGTATGTACGCAGAGCTGCACGGCGGCAAGGTTTAA
- a CDS encoding acyl-[acyl-carrier-protein] thioesterase, which translates to MSEYRSYTEHMTVLDGDSDFRCCLKPSALFRYVEQVSADHARAYGMDHAFFKERHSAFLVGKQALRVWRMPGRAEKIALTTACETFKKGTMKRLTTITSETGEKLALVDCRWMAVDTEAGRILRTPGWNTPDFQNDDLPEELPQIVHKSQPLTAAGERRASYSMCDLNGHINNSLYLDIACDALPQEVVEAAPLSFASIKYHREVPMGQSVQVFYAPSKEGWYVLGRREEHAAFECYLEFGEPVTESLQK; encoded by the coding sequence ATGAGTGAATACAGAAGTTATACTGAGCATATGACCGTGCTGGACGGCGACAGCGATTTCCGCTGCTGCCTGAAGCCCAGCGCCCTCTTCCGCTATGTGGAACAGGTGTCGGCAGACCACGCCCGGGCCTACGGCATGGACCACGCCTTTTTTAAGGAGCGCCACAGCGCGTTCCTCGTGGGCAAACAGGCCCTCCGGGTCTGGCGGATGCCGGGCCGGGCCGAGAAGATAGCGCTCACGACGGCCTGCGAGACCTTCAAGAAGGGCACCATGAAGCGCCTGACCACCATCACCAGCGAGACGGGAGAAAAGCTGGCCCTCGTGGACTGCCGCTGGATGGCCGTGGATACAGAGGCAGGGCGTATCCTGCGCACCCCCGGCTGGAACACGCCGGACTTCCAGAACGACGACCTGCCCGAAGAGCTGCCCCAGATCGTCCACAAGAGCCAGCCACTGACGGCGGCAGGGGAGCGCCGGGCCAGCTACTCCATGTGCGACCTCAACGGCCACATCAACAACTCCCTCTATCTGGACATCGCCTGCGACGCTCTGCCGCAGGAGGTGGTGGAGGCTGCGCCGCTCTCCTTCGCCTCCATCAAGTACCACCGCGAGGTGCCGATGGGCCAGAGCGTGCAGGTGTTCTACGCCCCCTCGAAGGAGGGCTGGTATGTGCTGGGCCGGAGGGAGGAACACGCGGCCTTTGAGTGCTATCTGGAGTTCGGGGAGCCTGTCACAGAATCTTTACAAAAATAA
- a CDS encoding tRNA 2-thiocytidine biosynthesis TtcA family protein → MKREMEPYQLIERSIIKKYRKELWTPFIVAVKRYELIKAGDKIAVCISGGKDSMLMAKLMQELQRHSDVPFELVFLVMDPGYNEINRQKIESNAELLHIPVTIFESNIFSVANNTDKNPCYLCARMRRGHLYSKAKELGCNKIALGHHFNDVIETTVMSMFYGSQLQAMPPMLHSTSFPGMTLIRPMYCIREEDILAWKRYNELEFIQCACRFTENCTMCDNGGGGSKRQETKILLRRLKRDNPNIENSIFRSIHAVALDTMPGYKSEGVEHSFLERFHAQEEELNRE, encoded by the coding sequence ATGAAACGCGAAATGGAACCCTACCAGCTCATCGAGCGAAGCATCATCAAAAAATACCGCAAGGAGCTGTGGACCCCCTTCATCGTGGCGGTCAAGCGCTACGAGCTCATCAAAGCCGGGGACAAGATCGCCGTCTGCATCTCAGGCGGCAAGGACTCGATGCTGATGGCAAAGCTCATGCAGGAGCTGCAGCGCCACAGCGATGTGCCCTTCGAGCTGGTCTTTCTCGTGATGGACCCCGGCTACAACGAGATCAACCGCCAGAAGATCGAATCCAACGCCGAGCTTCTCCACATCCCCGTGACCATCTTTGAGAGCAACATCTTCTCGGTGGCCAACAACACCGACAAGAACCCCTGCTATCTCTGCGCCCGGATGCGCCGCGGCCACCTCTACAGCAAGGCCAAGGAGCTGGGCTGCAACAAGATCGCACTGGGCCACCACTTCAACGATGTCATCGAGACCACCGTCATGAGTATGTTCTACGGCTCCCAGCTGCAGGCCATGCCCCCCATGCTCCACAGCACCAGTTTTCCCGGCATGACCCTCATCCGCCCGATGTATTGCATCCGGGAAGAGGATATTCTGGCATGGAAGCGATACAACGAGCTGGAATTCATCCAGTGCGCCTGCCGCTTCACTGAGAACTGCACCATGTGCGACAATGGCGGCGGCGGTTCCAAGCGGCAGGAGACGAAGATCCTGCTCCGCCGACTGAAACGCGACAACCCTAACATCGAGAACAGCATCTTCCGCAGCATCCACGCCGTGGCGCTGGACACCATGCCCGGCTATAAATCCGAGGGCGTGGAGCACAGCTTCCTTGAGCGGTTCCACGCGCAGGAGGAAGAGCTTAACAGGGAGTAA